In Erpetoichthys calabaricus chromosome 4, fErpCal1.3, whole genome shotgun sequence, one genomic interval encodes:
- the LOC127527491 gene encoding odorant receptor 131-2-like, protein MEANTSQINNSIKQFRVIITQIILYISLYINFIMLFTFFRKDSFREDTRYILFAHMLFVDTFQLVFMDMSQLFYYFSILMPAGACIVMSVLLGTLSYNTPLTLTAMCLERYVAICMPLRHGQISTVKRTLDVILIIWLIGSIPSIRDFIIVIAMEPKTFYVEKNFCSYDLMIRSIWQSYVRSVMAMLYFGVMLGTVAFTYVKIMEVARTVSADSSASKARHTVLLHTFQLVLCLAVLVSPFVEMAIFQINQNIISHVIYFNFITFNILPRCLSSFIYGVRDDKFREVFLFYITFGLVKKALKKSLKAATDHF, encoded by the coding sequence ATGGAAGCTAATACCTCACAAATCAATAATAGTATAAAACAATTTAGGGTAATAATTACACAGATAATACTTTATATTTCTCTTTATATCAATTTTATCATGCTTTTCACCTTTTTCAGAAAAGATTCTTTTCGGGAGGACACCCGCTATATTTTATTTGCCCATATGCTTTTTGTGGACACATTTCAGCTTGTTTTTATGGACATGTCACAACTTTTCTACTATTTCTCTATTCTCATGCCTGCGGGGGCCTGCATTGTTATGTCTGTGCTGCTGGGGACACTGTCATACAATACACCTTTAACTCTCACCGCAATGTGTCTGGAGCGATATGTGGCCATATGCATGCCACTGAGACATGGACAGATTTCTACAGTGAAAAGAACTCTAGATGTTATCCTCATCATTTGGCTAATTGGTTCAATTCCTAGCATCAGAGATTTTATTATTGTCATTGCAATGGAGCCCAAAACATTTTATGTTGAAAAAAACTTCTGCAGCTATGACTTGATGATAAGAAGCATCTGGCAATCATATGTGCGGTCAGTAATGGCAATGTTGTATTTTGGGGTCATGTTAGGCACAGTGGCTTTCACATATGTCAAAATAATGGAGGTGGCAAGAACTGTATCAGCCGACAGTTCGGCCTCCAAAGCTCGACACACAGTCCTCTTACACACCTTTCAGCTTGTGCTTTGTTTAGCTGTTTTAGTTTCCCCTTTTGTGGAAATGGCAATCTTCCAAATAAACCAGAACATTATCTCACATGtaatatatttcaattttatCACATTTAACATTTTGCCTCGTTGTTTAAGTTCTTTCATTTATGGTGTGAGAGATGATAAATTTAGAGaagtctttctgttttatattacttttgGGCTGGTGAAAAAGGCATTGAAAAAATCACTAAAAGCAGCTACAGATCATTTTTAG